The nucleotide window TCTCCTTTAGGGTGTTGATCTGCAGGACCAACGAGCGCACATACTCCCGGTCGATCCCACCATCGGGCGATGCCAAGGTGGAGGAACCGACCTTGATGACTATGCGTCGTGACGATATCCCGCTATTCCTGGTCACCATCGCCTGCCCCCATGAACTCGAAGGTCGCGCCCGCGATGTAAATCTCATCGCCAAGCCCAGCGCCTGCCTTTTCCAAGGCGCGCTCGAGGCCCATTTTTGCCACCTTTTTTTGCAGAAAGGCCACTGCCTCCTCGTTGTTTATGTCAGTCATGATCACCATTCGCTCAACCGTCTCGCCGCTTACGCGCCAACCTTTGTTCTCGCGGGAGATGGTAAAGCTTTGATCGGAAGATGGCTTGAATATATATTGCGCTTCACTGGCATCGGCATCTTTGGGAAGAGCTGAGCGAATCTCGTAAACCTGTCCGCCGAGAAAAAGCACCAGCTCATCGACGCCCTTGCCGGTGAGCGCCGAGACCTCAAAGTAGCGAGTCCCGCGGTCTTCGGCGAACCTCCTGACTTCCTCTGAAACTGCCAGCGCCCCTGGAGCGTCAACCTTGTTGCCCACCAATACCGACGGCCGCCCTGCCAGCTCGGCCAGATGGGCAGAAAGCTCGTTTTCGATCACTCGAATGTCATCGATGGCATTACGGTCCTCGTGTCCACCAGTAAGATCGACAACATGAACGATCATGGCGCTTCGCTCGATGTGCCGAAGAAAACCGTGTCCCAATCCGCGGCCTTCGCTCGCGCCTTCGATGAGTCCGGGAATATCGGCGATCACAAATGAGTGCTCACCTGCCCGAACAACTCCGAGGTTGGGAACGAGGGTGGTAAACGGGTAGTCCGCAATCTTTGGTCGCGCCGCGCTCATCCTGGCA belongs to Actinomycetota bacterium and includes:
- the obgE gene encoding GTPase ObgE yields the protein MTGAKFIDEARIFVKGGDGGAGCRSFRREAHVPKGGPDGGDGGGGGQVILQADSSISTLLDYHFKRHYKAKKGQHGKGSRLDGANGPDLILPVPVGTIARDSESGEILGDLLVHGQRLIVAKGGKGGRGNTHFVTPTRRAPSFAELGEPARERWIDLEMKLLADAALVGFPNVGKSSLIARMSAARPKIADYPFTTLVPNLGVVRAGEHSFVIADIPGLIEGASEGRGLGHGFLRHIERSAMIVHVVDLTGGHEDRNAIDDIRVIENELSAHLAELAGRPSVLVGNKVDAPGALAVSEEVRRFAEDRGTRYFEVSALTGKGVDELVLFLGGQVYEIRSALPKDADASEAQYIFKPSSDQSFTISRENKGWRVSGETVERMVIMTDINNEEAVAFLQKKVAKMGLERALEKAGAGLGDEIYIAGATFEFMGAGDGDQE